The following are from one region of the Longimicrobium sp. genome:
- a CDS encoding MarR family transcriptional regulator, with the protein MPLTPELDPTPAEAQSLTLRLWAALARAYGAVQAHAADDLARHGLTPADFGVLEALLHRGPMLVGEVQRRVLVSSGGITYLVDRLEKRGLVERRGHPLDRRARLAALTDEGESLVKRILPEHTARIKAALAPLGKKEKREAIRLLRALVGDAEE; encoded by the coding sequence ATGCCCCTCACCCCCGAACTCGATCCCACGCCCGCGGAGGCGCAGTCGCTCACGCTGCGGCTGTGGGCGGCGCTGGCGCGTGCGTACGGCGCCGTGCAGGCCCACGCCGCGGACGACCTGGCGCGGCATGGCCTCACGCCGGCGGATTTCGGGGTCCTGGAAGCGCTCCTTCACCGCGGCCCCATGCTCGTGGGCGAGGTGCAGCGGCGCGTCCTGGTCTCCAGCGGCGGCATCACCTACCTGGTGGACCGCCTGGAGAAGCGCGGCCTGGTGGAGCGCCGCGGCCACCCCCTCGACCGCCGCGCCCGCCTCGCCGCGCTCACGGACGAGGGCGAGTCGCTGGTGAAGCGCATCCTTCCCGAGCACACCGCGCGCATCAAGGCCGCGCTCGCCCCGCTTGGCAAGAAGGAGAAGCGCGAAGCCATCCGCCTCCTGCGGGCGCTGGTGGGGGATGCGGAGGAGTGA